In the Suncus etruscus isolate mSunEtr1 chromosome 20, mSunEtr1.pri.cur, whole genome shotgun sequence genome, one interval contains:
- the LOC125997938 gene encoding collagen alpha-1(V) chain-like — translation MAEELVAKLTLAARLGALHQGWPATDWLTDLPSLHDKQALRPTPSRTPPETEFPDSARASSSSSVSVTETPPPQLQPPLLEKPAASRGVESHHATPRGPCRPSRAVPCRAVPCPQVGPREPERGSTRAQRARGGEAAQSDGAEPALQLGRPAHSPAEGRKPGVRAPQTEAARRATAPGDGRAQAGGGGGKFALAPLGEVAAGRKFPRGPLWRRLCRGRVSREGPSARKPTPGRFREGRGGALGVSASTHRLSRHSQGASRKAATRRAPERTQSRRTVVIKLLPARCLPASQPLGPQATSNVKPIPAGPRTHRRRQTQLGPHGIPPRPPPRGLTSDPDLDLAPGSSRPARGRSHLQARLDSHWPCCEPCPCTDTRRQRPGGPRAPPVKDGQTDRQTSHFSSSPSTTDTQVPQGCAGLDPAPNGLSRWAPRSHALAIRALRAEPRSAPSIRGLDSGPEPPPPPREVRAWGLGGRPLTPWLGSLHGDSAALGKLPAAWDSLTRPSSLPRSPKARPARPAVCGSPLPACLPACRLPPWAPAYRPISSPPEPEADLTGRAPAIRPVYTTRPLAGSSSELCLGRSRQARRRKGARAGGAREPGDHEKDWTLSLLSTPGTGPKESSAQTDATGGSPAGWTGQDRAGGRPARAGPDWTELDRTGRSWNGLAQAGSDRSERSRPGSGPGKGEGEETAWTGLELDSPRSRAGGASSRAKRGFVPSLGSRPGGPGTGDVTLRHLQLGPLTPQGKRGVQAELPNAGAWGISDTPKGEGSNPRICLDFLSPPWSPTDPEATRQTEPQIGSPPSPGPGELSRRCRDTAGRELHNRVQPKRPRGAGPGAPRKQPQGVPRSPRPPSWVGGTESIRLHRDQEEGAVPEKNEGGPLGLGFAGVNPKMARARAAAPVRQRRPTETETEAEAEAEAEARRGKWEGREAPRMRRAPLARVREGGAGTRVGVHVRPEPAAPPSPPAPTLIGRRGTDVTGGRAR, via the exons ATGGCAGAGGAGTTGGTGGCCAAGCTTACTCTAGCAGCGCGACTGGGGGCCCTGCACCAGGGCTGGCCAGCCACTGACTGGCTGACTGACTTACCCAGCCTCC ACGACAAACAAGCGCTTCGCCCGACCCCATCCCGAACCCCACCTGAGACCGAGTTCCCGGATTCAGCCCGTGCGTCCAGCTCCTCCTCAGTCTCCGTCACCGAGACCCCCCCTCCGCAGCTTCAGCCCCCGCTTCTGGAGAAGCCCGCCGCCAGCCGGGGAGTCGAGTCGCACCACGCCACGCCGCGCGGCCC CTGCCGACCGTCCCGTGCCGTGCCGTGCCGTGCCGTGCCGTGCCCCCAGGTAGGGCCGCGAGAGCCGGAAAGAGGCTCCACGCGAGCACAAAGAGCCCGCGGCGGCGAGGCGGCACAAAGCGACGGGGCGGAGCCTGCGCTCCAGCTGGGGCGACCTGCCCACTCCCCGGCCGAGGGCAGGAAGCCGGGGGTGCGAGCGCCGCAGACGGAGGCCGCGCGGAGGGCGACGGCCCCGGGCGACGGTCGGGCGCAGGCCGGGGGCGGCGGCGGAAAGTTCGCCCTCGCCCCCCTCGGGGAAGTCGCTGCTGGGAGGAAATTTCCACGCGGCCCCTTGTGGCGGCGGCTCTGCCGGGGGCGCGTGTCTCGGGAGGGGCCGAGCGCCCGAAAGCCCACGCCAGGCCGGTTCCGCGAGGGCCGCGGGGGAGCTCTCGGGGTCTCGGCATCCACGCACAGGCTGAGTCGCCACAGCCAGGGCGCCTCGCGCAAGGCCGCGACTCGCCGAGCACCCGAGAGGACGCAG TCCCGTCGAACAGTCGTCATCAAACTTCTTCCAGCTCGGTGTCTACCCGCGAGCCAGCCGCTAGGCCCACAGGCCACCTCGAACGTGAAGCCCATTCCCGCTGGACCCCGGAC ACACCGGCGGAGACAGACACAACTCGGCCCCCACGGAATTCCCCCTCGCCCCCCTCCCCGGGGCCTGACCTCTGACCCCGACCTTGACCTGGCCCCGGGCTCCTCGCGCCCGGCCCGCGGCCGCTCTCACCTCCAGGCTCGCCTGGACTCGCACTGGCCATGCTGCGAGCCTTGTCCGTGCACAGACACCCGGAGACAGAGGCCCGGAGGACCCCGGGCACCTCCAGTCaaagacggacagacagacagacagaccagcCACTTCTCCTCCAGCCCCAGCACAACAGACACACAAGTCCCCCAGGGGTGCGCTGGGCTGGACCCGGCACCGAACGGGTTAAGCCGCTGGGCACCCCGAAGCCACGCCCTCGCCATCCGGGCTCTCCGCGCCGAGCCGCGCTCCGCCCCTTCCATCCGGGGTCTGGACTCGGGACCGgagcctccccctccccctcgcGAGGTCCGGGCCTGG GGTCTCGGGGGACGGCCACTCACTCCCTGGCTGGGCTCCCTGCACGGTGACTCAGCCGCCCTGGGCAAGCTGCCGGCCGCCTGGGATTCCCTCACCAGGCCCTCGTCCCTCCCtcggtcccccaaagccagaccGG CAAGGCCGGCTGTGTGCGGGtctcctctgcctgcctgcctgcctgcctgccgccTCCCTCCCTGGGCACCTGCCTATCGGCCCATCTCCTCTCCTCCAGAGCCCGAGGCGGACCTGACAGGACGCGCTCCAGCCATCAGGCCTGTCTACACTACTCGACCACTAGCAGGCTCCTCCTCGGAGCTGTGTCTCG GCAG ATCTAGACAAGCCAGGAGGAGAAAGGGGGCCAGGGCAGGGGGGGCCAGAGAGCCAGGGGACCATGAAAAGGACTGGACACTCTCCTTGCTCAGCACCCCCGGGACGGGCCCCAAAGAAAGCAGCGCCCAGACAGATGCCACCGGCGGCTCGCCGGCCGGgtggacaggacaggacagggcaGGTGGGCGACCGGCCCGAGCTGGACCGGACTGGACAGAGCTGGACAGAACCGGCCGGAGCTGGAACGGACTGGCCCAAGCTGGGTCAGACCGGTCCGAGCGGAGCAGGCCGGG CTCAGGCCCAgggaaaggagaaggggaagagacGGCGTGGACAGGCCTGGAGTTGGACTCCCCTCGGAGCAGGGCTGGAGGCGCCAGCTCCAGGGCAAAGCGGGGGTTCGTCCCCTCGCTGGGCAGCCGCCCCGGGGGGCCAGGCACGGGTGATGTCACCCTGCGCCACCTCCAACTAGGACCTTTAACCCCGCAGGGCAAACGAGGCGTGCAGGCTGAGCTGCCCAATGCAGGAGCCTGGGGAATCTCGGACACCCCAAAAGGAGAGGGAAGCAACCCCCGAATATGCCTTGATTTCCTTTCGCCCCCCTGGAGTCCTACTGACCCCGAAGCCACACGGCAGACCGAGCCCCAGATAGGGTCGCCGCCTTCTCCCGGGCCTGGGGAGCTGTCTAGGCGCTGCAGG GACACGGCGGGGAGGGAGTTACATAACCGGGTGCAGCCGAAAAGGCCGCGCGGGGCCGGACCCGGGGCTCCCCGAAAGCAGCCCCAGGGGGTGCCAAGGAGCCCGAGGCCTCCAAGCTGGGTTGGGGGCACGGAGAGCATCCGCTTGCACCGCGACCAAGAAGAGGGAGCCGTGCCAGAGAAAAACGAGGGGGGTCCCCTGGGCTTGGGCTTTGCTGGGGTGAACCCCAAAATGGCACGGGCAA GAGCTGCCGCCCCAGTCAGGCAGCGACGCCCGACTGAGACTGAGactgaggctgaggctgaggctgaggctgaggcGAGGAGGGGGAAGTGGGAGGGGCGGGAGGCGCCGCGCATGCGCAGAGCGCCGCTCGCGCGCGTGCGGGAGGGCGGGGCGGGCACGCGTGTGGGAGTGCACGTGCGGCCCGAGCCGGCGGCCCCGCCCTCGCCCCCCGCGCCCACGCTCATTGGGCGCCGCGGCACTGACGTCACGGGCGGCCGCGCGCGCTGA